Proteins encoded together in one Equus asinus isolate D_3611 breed Donkey chromosome 12, EquAss-T2T_v2, whole genome shotgun sequence window:
- the CRH gene encoding corticoliberin, whose protein sequence is MRLPLLVSVGVLLVALLPCPPCRALLTRGPIPGARQALQHPQPLDFFQPPPQPQQPQQPQARPVLLRMGEEYFLRLGNLNKSPAAPLSPASSPLAGGSGIRLSPDEAAANFFRALLQQLPLPRRPLDSPAGPAEPGAENALGGRQEAPERERRSEEPPISLDLTFHLLREVLEMARAEQLAQQAHSNRKLMEIIGK, encoded by the coding sequence ATGCGGCTGCCGCTGCTTGTGTCCGTGGGCGTCCTGCTGGTGGCTCTCCTGCCCTGCCCGCCATGCAGGGCCCTCCTCACCCGGGGGCCCATCCCGGGCGCCCGGCAAGCCCTGcagcacccccagcccctggatttCTTTCAGCCGCCGCCGCAGCCTCAGCAGCCCCAGCAGCCGCAGGCTCGGCCCGTCCTACTCCGCATGGGGGAGGAATACTTCCTCCGCCTGGGTAACCTCAACAAGAGCCCCGCTGCTCCCCTCTCGCCCGCCTCCTCTCCTCTCGCTGGCGGCAGCGGCATCCGTCTTTCGCCGGACGAGGCTGCCGCCAACTTTTTCCGCGCGTTGCTCCAGCAGCTGCCGCTGCCCCGGCGCCCGCTCGACAGCCCAGCGGGTCCCGCGGAGCCCGGCGCCGAGAATGCCCTCGGCGGCCGCCAGGAGGCACCGGAGAGGGAGAGGCGATCCGAGGAACCTCCCATTTCGCTGGATCTCACCTTCCACCTCCTCCGAGAAGTCTTGGAAATGGCCAGGGCCGAGCAGTTAGCGCAGCAAGCTCACAGCAACAGGAAACTGATGGAGATTATTGGGAAATGA